One stretch of Podospora bellae-mahoneyi strain CBS 112042 chromosome 2, whole genome shotgun sequence DNA includes these proteins:
- a CDS encoding hypothetical protein (EggNog:ENOG503P81X; COG:S) produces the protein MASSKASPSPPPSTTESKQQNPQSEEMVTPTASDISSVLDSPANKAQEAHHIAFFNSIPWCSSLLGSTPNLIISQSVSRIIRPSGCEEDALISQTLNSPDAIPAYITFYSPPPKPTDYVNEIKSLIALGPKVNGWEGICHGGIVMTLLDEVMGQIFAVNKDSGAMGSKMPLLTGYLNTAFKRPVRTGTKEKPAIVLVVARMTKIEGRKHFCEGVVYGDKEGRNELARAEALFVQLREQKL, from the coding sequence ATGGCATCCTCCAAagcctcaccatcaccaccaccatcaacaaccgaAAGTAAACAACAAAACCCACAATCAGAAGAAATGGTCACCCCAACCGCCTCGGACATCTCCTCCGTCCTCGACTCCCCGGCCAACAAGGCCCAAGAAGCCCACCACATCGCTTTCTTCAACTCAATACCCTGgtgctcctccctcctcggctccacccccaacctcatcatctcccagTCCGTCTCCCGCATCATCCGCCCGTCTGGGTGCGAGGAGGACGCGCTCATCTCGCAGACGCTAAACTCGCCGGACGCCATCCCGGCCTACATCACTTTTtactctccccctcccaaaccgaCGGATTATGTCAATGAGATCAAGTCGCTTATTGCCTTGGGACCGAAGGTGAATGGGTGGGAGGGTATCTGCCATGGGGGGATTGTCATGACGCTTTTGGATGAGGTGATGGGGCAGATTTTTGCGGTCAACAAGGACAGCGGGGCGATGGGGAGCAAGATGCCGCTTTTGACGGGGTATCTGAACACTGCGTTTAAGAGGCCTGTGAGAACAGGGACGAAGGAGAAACCGGCGAttgtgttggttgttgctAGGATGACCAAGATCGAGGGAAGGAAGCACTTTtgcgagggggtggtgtatggggataaggaggggaggaatgagctggcgagggcggaggcCTTGTTTGTGCAGTTGAGGGAGCAGAAGCTGTGA
- a CDS encoding hypothetical protein (EggNog:ENOG503Q4XC; COG:F), whose translation MAVGTFPGERASLGHKLTSSISSVTSTFTQQPLSRPTNLYRPLFGEVIPLCELYSIANVVVFPSSSQSSALQNPSQPYSQHNGIGSTGFRSAPPSPFIEALQTIGLGSPSWSASAISVFTIVLPTTNGYVTRSDFLQLRLQDFPYKILRTHEPLRPLQKYSATCPAPGPVTSEHDLATLVESAAGVVQWEDLPTSVSFVDLEIYRTRLTEELRDRLHNAPWLSSTPIPRQRVALIRGRPNITAGGPVYRAAKALGLDLVIVDEEGHWLQADTEENKMHREAFLVTDMTEDAGVVDRIIQSIVSYPLPIHGVFTLSDNFFVAVAQVAEALGLPTSPVAAFETSVDKYRSRLLQNVPGQTARVHNVRELESLLASGGNQQAEFIPKFPLIVKPTKGWSSECVSKVNNLADLATAVQKATSRHGSAAVIEPFFDGPEMDVNFVLLDGEILFSEIADEPPCDADSSAATVHSTFSPEALTLPSALPAQEQDIAKSTLRDILVNLGFCTGVFHVEARMVSSTFEYRKQDGVIDLVLKHAKSLPESGAECKLIEINARPPGYRVTVPTRHTYGVDYFAAHMLAAAGDKNRLRLTTRPYSHVLGDNTNDSKRGAQYWSRLVYIPAPAAGTVQWPSKLAPCEELKRRRPDLADKIVLGVDYCVPGDKVNLYTDGARTYVAHLLVVNRESRRDVIKLGEEVQKAFTIDIDGSISSKTEISDGETDVDPDVEGCE comes from the exons ATGGCAGTAGGAACATTCCCTGGTGAAAGGGCCAGTCTGGGCCATAAACTAACCAGCAGCATCTCATCGGTTACATCTACCTTTACACAACAACCTCTGAGCA GGCCAACCAATCTCTATCGGCCCTTATTTGGCGAGGTTATTCCCCTCTGCGAGCTGTATTCCATCGCCAACGTGGTGGTtttcccatcctcttcacAATCTTCAGCTCTGCAAAACCCATCCCAACCCTATTCTCAACACAACGGAATCGGAAGCACCGGGTTTAGAAGCGCTCCGCCAAGCCCATTCATTGAGGCTCTACAAACCATCGGTCTCGGCTCTCCAAGTTGGTCTGCTTCAGCCATATCTGTTTTTACCATTGTTCTTCCTACTACCAACGGCTACGTGACCCGATCCGACTTCCTCCAACTTCGCCTCCAGGATTTCCCATACAAGATATTACGGACCCATGAGCCTTTGCGCCCACTACAGAAATATTCTGCCACTTGCCCCGCCCCGGGCCCAGTTACCTCAGAACATGATCTTGCCACGTTGGTTGAGTCGGCTGCCGGAGTTGTTCAATGGGAGGATTTGCCAACCTCTGTCTCATTCGTCGACTTGGAAATTTACAGGACAAGGCTGACCGAGGAGCTGCGTGATCGTCTTCACAATGCACCATGGCTCTCCAGCACACCAATTCCCCGGCAACGGGTGGCGCTCATTCGCGGTAGACCAAACATCACGGCAGGAGGTCCAGTCTATCGTGCCGCCAAAGCATTAGGTCTTGACTTGGTTATCGTTGACGAAGAGGGCCATTGGCTTCAAGCAGACacagaagaaaacaagatgCACCGGGAAGCCTTCCTTGTCACTGACATGACAGAGGATGCAGGAGTGGTTGACCGCATCATCCAGTCCATTGTCAGCtaccctcttcccatccatgGTGTCTTTACACTGTCGGACAACTTTTTTGTGGCAGTGGCTCAGGTCGCAGAGGCATTGGGACTCCCCACCAGTCCCGTGGCCGCCTTTGAGACATCTGTGGACAAATATCGATCACGGCTTCTACAGAACGTTCCTGGTCAGACTGCCAGAGTTCACAATGTGAGAGAGCTGGAGTCTTTGCTAGCAAGTGGAGGTAACCAGCAGGCCGAGTTCATCCCCAAATTTCCCCTTATCGTCAAACCCACCAAAGGGTGGTCCTCGGAATGCGTGTCAAAagtcaacaacctcgccgaTCTTGCCACTGCAGTTCAAAAGGCTACTTCTCGACATGGTAGTGCGGCCGTCATTGAGCCCTTCTTTGATGGTCCAGAAATGGATGTCAACTTTGTGCTTCTCGACGGGGAGATCCTATTTTCCGAAATCGCAGATGAACCACCCTGCGACGCTGACTCGAGCGCTGCTACCGTCCATTCAACCTTTTCGCCAGAGGCCCTCACTCTCCCTTCCGCCCTTCCTGCCCAGGAACAAGACATTGCAAAGTCGACACTCCGAGATATTCTTGTCAATCTAGGATTTTGCACCGGTGTCTTCCATGTCGAGGCGAGAATGGTGAGCTCCACATTCGAGTACCGCAAGCAAGATGGCGTGATCGATCTTGTCCTCAAGCACGCCAAATCTTTGCCCGAGTCGGGAGCCGAGTGCAAGCTGATCGAGATCAATGCCCGCCCGCCTGGATACCGAGTCACTGTTCCAACACGTCATACATACGGCGTGGACTACTTTGCTGCACACAtgctggctgctgcgggTGATAAGAACAGGTTGCGACTGACCACTAGGCCCTACAGCCATGTGCTCGGTGACAACACCAATGATTCGAAAAGGGGAGCACAGTACTGGTCTCGACTGGTATACATTCCTGCTCCAGCCGCTGGTACTGTGCAATGGCCGTCAAAGCTAGCCCCATGCGAGGAGCTCAAGCGCCGAAGACCAGACCTGGCAGACAAGATTGTTCTGGGCGTTGACTATTGTGTCCCCGGAGACAAGGTTAATCTTTACACAGATGGGGCAAGAACATATGTTGCTCATCTGCTGGTTGTGAACAGAGAGAGCAGGCGAGACGTCATCAAgctgggagaggaagtcCAGAAGGCCTTTACGATTGACATTGATGGTTCAATCAGCAGCAAGACAGAGATTAGTGATGGGGAAACTGATGTTGACCCCGATGTGGAGGGTTGCGAgtga
- a CDS encoding hypothetical protein (EggNog:ENOG503P48S; COG:S), with translation MPLLASWLRIGSPTKKVDACSRSSQDSLTIVEKADILQSQKADAREEKVQWLVRSIVNTHTELLKLPHLRPAPAINKLLGNLVAICSEIHDQDIVDKVLQNVSVQAVLPSLRQICAQSESCLELHWAEHILEGQTQQEVVERLESFPYYENYEDLTRLEVCSILSATKKAPRRVAFIGSGPLPLTSLCLLRALKNDVAVRSLTQPTTNNTTATDSAANQEPIVLNVDYDEAAISASLKLSLALGERGSGMEFICAEAISASASRDLSEFDVVYMAALVGVTQTDKEKIMLEVISRMRRGALLVVRSSWGLRSCLYPEVDLATETLLKRLEPCVVVHPYNQVVNSVIVARVR, from the exons ATGCCTCTTCTTGCCTCCTGGCTGCGCATTGGTAGCCCCACAAAAAAGGTCGACGCATGTTCTCGTTCGTCCCAGGATTCTTTAACTATTGTTGAGAAAGCCGACATCCTTCAGAGCCAAAAGGCAGATGccagggaggaaaaggttcAGTGGCTCGTCCGGAGTATCGTCAACACCCACACCGAGCTACTCAAGCTTCCGCACCTTCGTCCAGCGCCAGCCATCAATAAGCTCTTGGGTAACCTTGTCGCCATCTGCAGCGAGATCCACGACCAAGATATTGTAGACAAG GTTTTACAAAATGTGAGCGTCCAGGCTGTGTTACCGTCTCTTAGACAGATCTGTGCCCAGTCAGAATCATGTCTTGAGCTTCACTGGGCCGAACACATTCTGGAAGGCCAGACCCAGCAAGAAGTCGTCGAGCGCCTCGAGAGTTTTCCATACTATGAGAACTATGAGGATTTGACACGACTAGAAGTCTGCTCCATCCTCTCGGCGACAAAAAAGGCACCACGACGAGTTGCCTTCATCGGCTCCGGCCCGCTCCCTCTCACGTCGCTATGCCTTTTGCGGGCTCTCAAGAATGATGTGGCAGTGAGAAGCTTGACGcagccaaccaccaacaataCCACCGCCACAGACAGCGCAGCGAATCAGGAGCCAATTGTCCTCAACGTCGACTACGATGAAGCGGCTATCTCTGCGTCTCTCAAGTTGAGCCTTGCTCTGGGAGAGAGGGGCAGTGGAATGGAATTCATCTGTGCTGAGGCAATCTCGGCTTCGGCGTCACGAGATCTCAGCGAGTTTGACGTCGTGTACATGGCTGCGTTGGTAGGAGTTACGCAGACagacaaggagaagatcaTGCTGGAAGTGATCAgtcggatgaggagaggggcgCTACTGGTTGTCCGCAGCAGTTGGGGCTTGAGGTCATGCTTATACCCAGAGGTCGACCTTGCAACTGAGACACTGCTGAAGAGGCTTGAGCCCTGTGTGGTAGTACATCCCTATAATCAGGTGGTCAACTCAGTCATCGTTGCGAGAGTGCGGTAG
- a CDS encoding hypothetical protein (EggNog:ENOG503P747) codes for MFSKTTIVAFLTCLALTSAAPADEISTRQAPAEIAPTTVIGHALADAWDNYCSAPTSYGYIARNVWNGQEYGQTTLFTFTYPAASAGKQCWLDFYHAQPSWISNTNGIQVDVFTSWGENTCNAGDKSNKRDANLGRLNVPATGAATWAAKYSTSLTQKGPCKAPGSVERLELVAVGDNTGLSYPQGPGAGLRILYA; via the coding sequence ATGTTCTCCAAGACTACCATCGTCGCCTTTCTCACTTGTTTGGCCCTCACCTCGGCCGCTCCCGCTGATGAAATCTCTACCCGCCAGGCACCAGCCGAGATTgctcccaccaccgtcatcgGCCACGCTCTCGCTGACGCCTGGGACAACTACTGCTCTGCCCCTACTTCCTACGGCTATATCGCCCGCAACGTCTGGAACGGTCAGGAGTATGGCCAGaccaccctcttcaccttcacctACCCCGCCGCGTCGGCCGGCAAGCAGTGCTGGCTCGACTTCTACCACGCTCAGCCCAGCTGGatctccaacaccaacggcatCCAAGTCGACGTCTTCACCTCTTGGGGCGAGAACACCTGCAACGCCGGCGACAAGTCCAACAAGCGTGACGCCAACCTTGGTCGCCTCAACGTTCCGGCTACTGGCGCGGCTACCTGGGCGGCCAAGTACAGCACTTCTTTGACTCAGAAGGGTCCTTGCAAGGCTCCTGGCTCCGTGGAGAGGCTCGAGTTGGTGGCTGTCGGGGATAACACTGGACTTTCTTACCCTCAGGGCCCTGGTGCTGGGTTGAGGATCCTGTACGCCTAA
- a CDS encoding hypothetical protein (EggNog:ENOG503PAG6) — MAKSAEARWHLGHWVLLFFLPTPSLCGSMAAWWTDLGPSLVLQNASTGLLTYSFCNSNGTPIYPQDPPIALRTTYAPKKGTSLAATGWYDQIGSTWASVFYQNNNDDIVNAVYKCDNRTGLYNQQESNVISDRRGTPSPHTDSGISVTLLGEQEGYRVFYHDRSKALQSLQFKSTDGWSYGSPVSSNTNRSSMEIHSQFSGVRNVTVVTPRDARNMETARLNVDSTYFIDTFPTPLKGGLNNTSASNRTSFPYDTSATTSFELEAWDGNPKAIGIAIDTDTTRHIFYIGTDRAVHWIAAFVSASVEGGFRPQASQNTDVWPLADEPNSDFTIASHIESSSIRLYYVSGGRIIETKYRDGNWDRAAPVESANTTIIADEGAGAGDAGLTTGAKAGIGVGVSVGVLLISAAAAAFWILRKKKSTPPDEEATTAADNTAATVPPISETGSQCAFSPTAGVARTSSGLSADKWDAEVRDKPLTPPPRELESPNLASELPHTNDRNELPTKHHVTELP, encoded by the exons ATGGCCAAATCGGCAGAGGCACGATGGCATCTCGGCCACTGGGtgctccttttttttctgcccaCACCATCGCTCTGCGGTTCCATGGCAGCTTGGTGGACAGACCTCGGGCCCTCGCTTGTTCTTCAGAATGCTTCAACTGGCCTCCTCACCTACTCCTTCTGTAACAGCAACGGCACTCCCATCTATCCACAAGATCCACCAATCGCTCTCAGGACCACTTACGCCCCCAAAAAGGGAACATCACTGGCGGCTACTGGCTGGTATGATCAAATCGGGTCGACGTGGGCCTCGGTATTCTaccaaaacaacaacgaTGACATTGTCAACGCTGTCTACAAGTGTGATAACAGAACCGGATTGTACAACCAGCAAGAGAGCAATGTCATCTCGGACAGACGAGGGACCCCAAGCCCCCACACGGATTCAGGAATCTCCGTCACTTTACTGGGGGAGCAAGAGGGTTATAGGGTATTCTACCATGACAGATCGAAGGCGCTCCAGTCATTGCAATTCAAGTCAACGGACGGCTGGTCTTATGGAAGTCCGGTATCGAGCAACACAAATCGGTCGAGTATGGAGATTCATTCGCAATTTTCGGGTGTTCGTAACGTCACAGTCGTGACCCCGAGAGACGCTCGAAACATGGAAACAGCCCGTCTCAACGTGGACAGCACCTACTTCATCG ATACGTTTCCAACACCACTCAAAGGAGGACTCAACAATACCAGCGCCTCTAACCGGACTTCATTTCCATATGATACCTCCGCAACCACTTCATTTGAGCTTGAGGCATGGGATGGCAACCCAAAAGCAATCGGCATTGCTATTGATACTGACACGACCCGTCACATTTTCTACATTGGAACCGATCGCGCGGTCCACTGGATTGCGGCGTTCGTCTCGGCCTCGGTTGAAGGTGGTTTTCGCCCTCAGGCGTCTCAGAACACCGACGTTTGGCCTTTGGCTGACGAACCAAATTCCGACTTCACCATTGCGAGTCACATCGAAAGCAGCAGCATTCGACTGTACTATGTCAGTGGAGGCCGTATAATCGAAACGAAGTATCGTGATGGAAATTGGGACCGAGCCGCCCCTGTGGAGAGTGCCAATACGACGATTATCGCTGATGAAGGTGCTGGTGCGGGCGATGCTGGTCTTACAACGGGAGCAAAGGCAGGTATTGGTGTCGGGGTCAGTGTTGGTGTCCTTCTCATcagcgcagcagcagcagcttttTGGATTCTTCGAAAGAAGAAGTCCACACCCCCTGACGAGGAGGCCACAACAGCTGCCGACAACACAGCTGCTACGGTTCCGCCCATATCTGAGACGGGAAGTCAATGCGCCTTCTCTCCAACAGCTGGTGTCGCGCGCACCAGTAGCGGACTCAGTGCAGACAAGTGGGACGCTGAAGTCAGGGACAAGCCGCTTACACCTCCACCGAGAGAACTTGAGAGTCCGAATCTTGCGTCTGAGCTGCCGCATACCAATGACAGGAATGAGCTTCCTACTAAGCATCATGTCACTGAGCTACCTTGA
- a CDS encoding hypothetical protein (EggNog:ENOG503NZP0) produces the protein MLTLLIASLILGTTTALSLPRQADPIEEGCTRALLTRYTESYLSAQTIGDPSILSPSPEVSYTEDFRAISIRDSVLNTPFRIAHNRSLLDTTQCATYTEIIVTDPANPRVIGTQIRLDAKGENIVKIETLVTKEGDWAFNASLTYQYAARETENNWWFTIPEANRDTRETIQAAADAYLDLFNDPTVVVPWGTPCNRLEGSWYTGNGSATDSCNVGVPSGVPITQRRYVIDETVGTVDAFVLFGTRPDSHEFRVEKGKLRLVHTLTVMRNGTFV, from the coding sequence ATGCTCACCCTTCTGATagcctccctcatcctcgggaccaccaccgccctctccctcccccgacaGGCCGACCCCATCGAAGAAGGCTGCACCcgcgccctcctcacccgcTACACAGAATCCTACCTCTCTGCCCAAACCATCGGCGACCCCTCCattctctccccctccccagaaGTCTCCTACACCGAAGACTTCcgcgccatctccatccGCGACTCGGtgctcaacacccccttccgCATCGCCCACAACCGCTCCCTGCTCGACACGACCCAATGCGCGACCTACACCGAGATCATCGTCACCGACCCCGCCAATCCCCGTGTGATTGGCACCCAGATCAGACTTGACGCCAAGGGGGAGAACATCGTCAAGATCGAGACGTTGGTCACCAAGGAGGGCGACTGGGCGTTTAACGCGTCGCTGACGTATCAATAcgcggcgagggagacggaGAATAACTGGTGGTTTACCATTCCTGAAGCGAACCGCGACACTAGGGAAACGATCCAGGCTGCGGCGGATGCGTATTTGGATTTGTTCAATGACCCTACTGTTGTTGTGCCTTGGGGTACGCCGTGCAACAGGTTGGAGGGAAGTTGGTACACGGGCAATGGGAGCGCCACGGACAGCTGCAATGTGGGGGTTCCGTCTGGGGTGCCGATCACGCAGAGGAGGTATGTGATTGATGAGACGGTCGGGACGGTGGACGCGTTTGTGCTGTTTGGGACGAGGCCGGATAGCCATGAGTTTCGGGTTGAGAAGGGGAAGTTGAGGCTGGTGCATACTTTGACTGTGATGAGGAATGGGACTTTTGTCTGA
- a CDS encoding hypothetical protein (COG:E; EggNog:ENOG502V62P), whose translation MPTPWETLFNIQRFAANGFAVIAADYIGKGLLREGRGEAYVVKGATTQTCVDILNAGLAALEDLGLTPAKLFLHGWSQGALNTLWLHQALRSYGIDIEATAVASPFSDLDQAWQSWSGKVIFPLPESLESYPPLAAWIAPCMIVALGSYEMYYNLSGLMETAVRPQYRELAERNWQDYNISAIDPSNSPNSTNLLADSFWKGYTNDHISALQRQLIINAAIDWEYDSSIRFYYGLADEAVHPAMVTRTVAARAGMPLESRSPGLPTGRHFLPGCMAAEHRLTAPITCCRGFRAKLSRALAELDRRIDRY comes from the coding sequence ATGCCGACTCCCTGGGAAACTTTGTTTAATATCCAGCGATTTGCAGCGAACGGGTTTGCCGTCATTGCGGCGGATTACATCGGCAAGGGCCTGCTTCGGGAAGGGCGTGGCGAGGCGTATGTCGTCAAGGGCGCAACTACGCAAACGTGTGTGGATATTCTCAACGCTGGGCTCGCCGCGCTGGAGGATCTTGGTTTAACACCGGCGAAACTGTTCCTACATGGCTGGTCCCAGGGTGCCCTCAACACGCTATGGTTGCATCAAGCTCTCCGCTCCTATGGGATCGATATTGAAGCGACGGCTGTTGCCAGTCCCTTCAGTGATCTCGATCAAGCATGGCAGAGTTGGTCTGGGAAGGTTATTTTCCCACTGCCGGAGAGTCTCGAGAGCTACCCTCCCCTGGCTGCCTGGATTGCGCCTTGCATGATTGTGGCTCTTGGTAGCTACGAGATGTACTACAATCTCTCAGGCCTGATGGAGACGGCGGTGCGGCCTCAATATCGGGAACTAGCAGAAAGAAATTGGCAAGATTATAACATCAGCGCCATTGATCCCTCAAACTCTCCCAACAGTACCAACCTATTGGCGGATAGCTTCTGGAAAGGCTACACGAACGATCACATCAGTGCGCTGCAACGGCAACTGATCATAAATGCAGCCATAGACTGGGAATACGATAGCTCCATTCGTTTCTACTATGGTCTTGCCGACGAAGCTGTCCATCCGGCGATGGTGACACGAACAGTTGCTGCTAGGGCAGGTATGCCGCTGGAATCCAGGTCGCCAGGACTACCCACCGGGCGGCATTTCTTGCCGGGCTGTATGGCAGCGGAGCATCGCTTGACTGCTCCGATAACGTGTTGTCGTGGTTTCAGAGCAAAGCTTAGTCGGGCACTCGCTGAGCTTGATAGGAGGATAGATAGGTATTGA